From one Dermacentor andersoni chromosome 1, qqDerAnde1_hic_scaffold, whole genome shotgun sequence genomic stretch:
- the LOC129381325 gene encoding uncharacterized protein isoform X1, translating to MAHERSYEYSPPEFSMTVEATASTSCGGTTGNSSTLGAYTTIPDDAWKYQWNTQPTPITEGTYNVEAVPDNGITSYQQLGCVSSINQARPSTSRAGMEEASANFEGGATISESTMVHQEKTQYQLAESTSTVFSPLASGHTDMTETGSTGLTLPVYSSSSGGDYAVTSTSRTGTEEASDTSGNDARNSTATGGTEQQEYRDVRAYDQSSVKKWNHKCETCGKVISGAHNLRGHYRTHTGEKPYKCDICEKSFADKSNFRRHQQIHTGVKPHVCKICTQRFKNTTELNGHLKSHSNDRPFACDICSLSYKYNSTLRRHHQRIHESEIP from the exons ATGGCTCATGAAAGAAGCTACGAATATTCGCCTCCTGAGTTTAGTATGACGGTCGAGGCAACTGCAAGCACAAGCTGTGGCGGTACCACGGGCAATTCATCTACCTTGGGCGCCTACACAAC CATTCCTGATGACGCGTGGAAGTACCAGTGGAATACACAGCCCACGCCGATAACCGAGGGGACTTACAACGTCGAAG CCGTCCCTGACAATGGCATTACAAGTTACCAGCAACTGGGGTGCGTCAGCAGCATCAATCAAGCAAGGCCCAGCACAAGCCGCGCTGGCATGGAGGAAGCATCAGCCAATTTTGAAGGCGGTGCCAC AATTTCCGAGAGCACCATGGTTCACCAAGAGAAGACGCAGTACCAACTGGCTGAAAGCACGTCCACCGTCTTCT CACCTCTGGCTTCAGGGCATACAGACATGACAGAGACCGGAAGCACCGGTCTCACACTTCCAGTCTACagtagcagcagcggcggcgatTACGCAGTGACCAGTACCAGCCGGACTGGCACAGAGGAAGCATCGGACACTTCGGGAAACGACGCTAG GAATTCTACTGCAACCGGAGGAACGGAACAGCAAGAGTACCGCGATGTCAGAGCATATGATCAATCGTCCGTGAAGAAGTGGAACCACAAATGTGAAACGTGTGGCAAAGTTATAAGCGGGGCTCATAATCTACGTGGACATTACCGCACGCATACCGGCGAGAAACCATACAAATGTGACATATGTGAGAAGTCGTTCGCGGACAAGTCGAATTTCCGTAGGCATCAACAAATTCACACCGGCGTGAAACCCCATGTCTGCAAAATATGTACTCAACGATTCAAAAACACAACGGAACTTAACGGTCATCTCAAATCGCACAGTAACGACAGGCCTTTCGCTTGCGACATATGTAGTCTCTCCTATAAGTACAACTCAACTCTCAGAAGACACCACCAAAGAATTCACGAGAGTGAAATTCCGTAG